The Saccharomycodes ludwigii strain NBRC 1722 chromosome II, whole genome shotgun sequence genome window below encodes:
- the RAX2 gene encoding Rax2p (similar to Saccharomyces cerevisiae YLR084C | RAX2 | N-glycosylated protein): protein MLRSCCLYFFVLIHLLLFSKADTLTESLIDHFNATSVDLPSINFSSYKNNEFNIFGLTDSSPLLLYKYFGQENFTSKSLFAGNELIYFNNNPTNLYDNTTTKYIKINQLTNHNNIPSTMIDHITYFKEDSFILSGYGYLSATNGDASYNLAKQLFLNLTSLQYFEIFDQELSSVNSILVDSNIVYFGGDFSFNNESHSIAIWNYTSNSTSSLPYVRGFGSNSTINSILKLNNDSILFAGRFNTLDNFTYLEIPEYYTNTTLNTTTYMSENYTNGNDSSINDQQVSQLIPLIYSTWNTDNGGNSQLSNEQSFICPNVQNTDVDDQDNWIGYDSSSSFFSINFLNAEQPSKMRIFNSQLNPVTLFRVLSLPTSGIMNLTYLDPLTNTIKSCDAFCPLYHNITTEQQQNVYINDNTTSLSYSPFYQDFAFVNEVEMEGLEFLSLSGVNTEVGLAGFQLFERLFFTYANNTLNDPECNSAGNYSSASISTTTDWYRGYDGESYIASKFESNINNITDNTPFVKFNPLINYNGNYTINLYTPGCTQDSTCSQRSIVNVTIYYQDDENSSTDELKSQSKIIYQNNDNDKYDNIYTGYLYSAPVIKMVYFDTVLPENTISIMVADRLSVYPNEIPDPYSSTTTITRNYTESYSVNKTIELNGLFQYQPSNFTNSNLNTSQKIGNTSLNRYIIDVFGTNDLLNLYAVPSVNDSVFLASSTLDGIIKLQLDNQTNEIMQDSKLNSGGSVSSVGVFDNDIDIFFGNFNVSNQELSMLYYNQTFNSFGKLPDNQTIRTFQNITFSNGTTYLVFNNKYFFNLNTRSYVLNNSDFQTSVWSADSNSNGDTLFYGGLFDISGFSSVATNQPISITDNLSTIGTFGIPASNGNVNEVYAAVYINESLTGYAIESKANDSLFNYVTLFDSVHNQTRDLTSRTFKNKISNMAFVDNKLLSVGTEGTEFTIFNLSSTNNTISTIAMDLNSTLDTSSIQSVLYFSKNNTYLVGGEFKIGDCNGLCLLNMNTRSWSTFLNNSISGEISKMQFSNITGLLYIAGNFTKNNNGTFSNTSDVQSVQFANVNLTSSQINLLRYNDDDHLVNDFVIASDSTDTNYDSVTVISDNYIYQYSNGSWSDILNDNSFNLNSTTFTSIQLLSKAGSNISSKKKRNTGDIISSNTDNTLLVVGHLNHSSYGIFGAMLYSDGNWIPYLQTVDFSTNSDDKISPVLFMNQDISKFLSSEIPLKSSNTTNITHATTTTSSFYSTSTIMTTIMTSSSTPTSTTPQIPTGIKKIDRGFIVLIGLALSIGTVALLGLIGLLVMLWYTEKNKTRRLTPRINEDEMLKTVPPEKLMRYI, encoded by the coding sequence ATGCTCAGATCATGCtgtctttattttttcgtGCTAATTCATTTATTACTGTTTTCTAAGGCGGACACACTAACAGAATCTTTAATCGATCATTTTAATGCAACGAGTGTCGATCTTCCATccattaatttttcctcCTATAAGAATAATGAGTTCAATATATTTGGATTAACCGACTCTAGtccattattgttatataaatattttggccaagaaaattttacaaGCAAATCTTTATTTGCAGGTAACGAGTTAATCTACTTCAATAACAATCCAACTAATTTGTATGATAATACCACcacaaaatatattaaaataaatcaattgACTAATCACAATAATATTCCAAGCACCATGATAGATCACATAACTTATTTTAAAGAAGATAGTTTTATATTAAGTGGTTATGGCTATTTATCAGCCACAAATGGTGACGCCAGTTATAATTTGGCTAAACAgctttttctaaatttaaCCAGTCtacaatattttgaaatatttgacCAGGAATTATCCAGCGTTAACTCTATATTGGTTGATTCAAATATAGTTTATTTTGGTGGTGATTTTTCCTTCAATAATGAAAGCCATAGTATTGCTATATGGAATTATACTTCAAATAGCACTAGCAGTTTACCATATGTAAGGGGGTTTGGCTCAAACTCTACCATCAATtctattttgaaattaaataatgattCTATATTGTTTGCTGGCAGATTTAACACATTAGATAACTTTACGTATTTGGAAATACCAGAATATTATACCAATACCACACTTAATACCACCACATATATGTCAGAAAATTATACAAATGGAAATGACAGCAGCATAAATGATCAACAAGTAAGCCAACTTATCCCATTGATTTATAGTACTTGGAACACAGATAATGGTGGAAATTCACAGTTAAGTAATGAGCAAAGCTTTATTTGCCCAAATGTTCAAAATACTGATGTTGATGATCAAGATAACTGGATAGGATATGATAGTTCCagttcatttttttcaataaactttttaaacGCGGAACAACCTTCTAAAATGAGAATATTTAATTCGCAACTTAACCCAGTTACTTTGTTTAGAGTGCTTTCCTTGCCCACCAGCGGTATAATGAATTTAACTTATCTGGATCCACTAACCAATACGATTAAAAGTTGTGATGCTTTTTGTCCACTTTATCACAACATAACAActgaacaacaacaaaatgtgtatattaatgataacaCTACCAGTTTATCATACAGTCCGTTTTATCAGGATTTTGCCTTTGTAAATGAGGTTGAAATGGAGGGGTTAGagtttttatctttaagTGGTGTTAATACAGAAGTTGGATTGGCTGGCTTTCAGCTATTTGAAAGGTTATTTTTCACTTatgctaataatactttAAACGACCCAGAGTGTAACAGTGCGGGAAACTACTCCAGTGCTTCCATTTCTACAACCACAGATTGGTACAGAGGATATGATGGAGAAAGCTATATTGCTTCAAAATTTGaatcaaatattaataatattactgATAATACACCGtttgtaaaatttaatCCGCtaattaattataatggaaattacactataaatttatatactCCTGGCTGTACACAAGATAGTACGTGTTCTCAAAGATCAATTGTTAATGTCACTATTTACTATcaagatgatgaaaataGTTCTACTGATGAATTGAAGTCGCAaagtaaaattatttatcaaaataacGACAATGACAAGTATGACAACATATACACCGGGTATTTATACTCTGCACCTGTGATCAAGAtggtttattttgataCAGTATTGCCCGAAAACACAATTTCCATTATGGTTGCTGATAGACTATCGGTTTACCCCAATGAAATTCCGGATCCATATTCGTCTACAACAACTATTACCAGAAACTATACAGAAAGCTATTCGGTCAATAAAACCATTGAGTTGAATGGGTTATTTCAATATCAACCTTCTAATTTTACCAACTCGAATTTAAACACCTCACAGAAAATTGGTAACACTTCATTGAATAGGTATATCATTGACGTCTTTGGCACcaatgatttattaaatttgtaTGCTGTTCCCAGTGTAAACGATTCAGTTTTCTTGGCCAGTTCTACGTTGGATGGGattattaaattacaaCTAGATAATCAAACCAACGAAATTATGCAGGATTCCAAACTCAACTCCGGTGGATCTGTTTCTTCTGTAGGTGTTTTTGACAATGacattgatattttttttggcaacTTCAATGTCAGCAACCAAGAATTAAGCATGTTGTATTATAATCAAACTTTCAATTCCTTTGGTAAATTACCCGATAATCAAACGATAAGGACATTTCAAAACATTACGTTTTCTAATGGTACCACATATTTAgttttcaacaacaaatatttttttaacctcAATACACGCTCTTATGTATTGAACAACTCAGATTTTCAGACTTCTGTTTGGTCGGCAGATTCTAACTCTAATGGAGATACGTTATTTTATGGTGgtttatttgatataaGTGGGTTCAGTAGTGTGGCGACTAACCAACCCATCTCTATAACAGACAATTTATCCACTATCGGTACATTTGGAATACCAGCCAGTAATGGTAATGTTAATGAAGTGTACGCTGCGGTGTATATTAACGAATCTTTAACTGGATATGCAATTGAGTCTAAAGCTAATGATTCGCTTTTTAATTATGTAACATTATTTGATTCTGTGCATAATCAAACAAGGGATTTGACATCAcgtacttttaaaaataaaatatcaaatatgGCTTTTGTAGATAATAAACTATTAAGCGTTGGAACTGAAGGAACAGAATTCACTATTTTCAACTTATCttcaacaaataatacaatTTCAACCATTGCCATGGATTTAAATTCTACACTGGATACATCTTCTATTCAAAGTGTTCTATATTTTAGCAAAAACAACACTTATTTAGTTGGCGGGGAATTCAAAATTGGTGATTGTAACGGGCTATGCTTGTTAAATATGAATACCAGAAGCTGGTCCACTTTCCTGAATAATAGCATTAGTGGAGAAATTAGTAAAATGCAATTCTCTAACATTACTGGCTTATTATATATAGCTGGTAATtttaccaaaaataataatggtacgTTTTCGAATACTAGCGATGTTCAATCTGTACAGTTTGCTAATGTTAATCTCACATCATCACAGATCAATCTTTTAAGATacaatgatgatgatcATTTAGTTAATGATTTTGTAATTGCCAGTGATTCTACTGATACTAATTATGATTCCGTCACTGTAATCTCTGATAACTATATTTATCAGTACAGTAATGGTTCATGGtctgatattttaaatgataattcatttaatttGAATAGTACTACGTTTACTTCGATCCAATTGTTGAGCAAAGCTGGATCTAATATTAgtagtaaaaaaaagagaaatacTGGCGACATTATAAGTAGCAACACAGACAATActttattagtagtagGCCACTTAAACCATTCGTCATATGGAATTTTTGGTGCAATGTTATACTCGGATGGAAATTGGATTCCGTATTTACAAACAGTTGATTTTTCTACAAATTCAGATGATAAAATTTCGCCCGTACTTTTTATGAACCAAGAcatttccaaatttttatcatcagAAATTCCTTTAAAATCCTCAAATACTACTAATATAACACATGCTACCACTACtacttcttctttttatagTACGAGCACTATTATGACCACTATTATGACATCTTCTAGTACTCCTACATCCACAACACCACAAATCCCCACTGGTATTAAGAAAATAGACCGTggttttattgttttaattgGATTGGCTTTAAGTATAGGTACTGTAGCCTTGTTAGGTTTAATTGGATTATTAGTTATGTTGTGGTacacagaaaaaaataagaccAGGAGACTAACACCACGTATTAATGAGGATGAAATGCTTAAAACAGTTCCACCTGAAAAGCTGATGAGATATATTTGA